The following nucleotide sequence is from Anopheles stephensi strain Indian chromosome 3, UCI_ANSTEP_V1.0, whole genome shotgun sequence.
CGGACCACCGATGCCGGGACAGCCAATGCcgccacagcagcaacagcagcagcagcagcagcagccaccccAAGGTTATCCTCCACAGATGTCGGGACAGATGCCCCCGATGGGTGGTCAAATGCCTCCTAGAGGTTATAATGTAAGAAACAATCAAAAAATGTGTAGAAATGTGTGCGGTAATTGAGTGAGTATAATTTTCCCCTTAGCAAATGCCGCCTGCAGCGGGATATAATCAGATGGCTCCAATGACCGGTCAGCCCCAGccgcaacagcaccagcagcagcaacagcagcatccgcTTCATCAACACCAACAGCCACAGTACCATCAGGGAGGGCCAGGCATGATGGGAGGTCACTATCCTGCACCTCCACCGGTGCCACAGCAGAAGCGCCTCGATCCAGAATCCATGCCCAATCCCATCCAGGTGATGGCCGAGAATCAGGAAAGCTGTGGTGGGATTTTCGCCACCAGCCAGCCCGGGCAACTGCCGCCGCTCGTGACGACCCAGTTCGTTACCCAGGACCAGGGCAACGCAAACCCGCGCTTTGTCCGTTCGACGATGTACAACATTCCGCAAACGGCTGACATGATGAAGCAAAGTGCTGTCCCGTTTGCGCTCATTATCTCCCCATTCGCACGCCAGGCCGAGGGTGAGCTACCGATACCGATCGTGGACTTTGGTGAGATGGGTCCAATCCGGTGCATCCGCTGCAAAGCGTACATCTGCTCGACGATGCAGTTCCTGGACGGTGGTCGCCGGTTCCAGTGTCAATTCTGCAAGGCAACGACCGAGGTGCCCCCGGGTTACTTCCAGCACCTCGATCACACGGGTCAGCGGATGGATAAGTACGAGCGGCCGGAGCTAATGCTCGGAACGTACGAGTTTGTCGCGACAAAGGAATACTGTCGCAACAATAAACCACCGAAACCACCAGCCATGGTGTTTCTGATCGACGTGTCGTACAACAACGTCAAGTCCGGGCTGGTGCAGTTGCTGTGTGCGGAGATGAAGCACATCATCCGCAACCTGCCGGTCGATGTGAACGCGCAGCGTACATCGATGAAGGTCGGCTTTATCACGTACAACAGCTCGGTGCACTTTTACAATCTGAAAAGTTCGCTCGCCCAGCCccagatgatggtggtgggtgaTTTGCAGGAGATGTTCATGCCGCTGCTCGACGGATTCCTGGTCGATCCGGAAGAATCGGCCACCGTGATCGATGCACTGATGGACCAAATCCCTAAGATGTTTGGTGATACGCGCGAAACGGAAACAATTCTGCTGCCCGCGCTGCAAGCCGGTCTCGAGGCGCTAAAAGCGTCCGAATGCGTTGGCAAGCTGTACGTGTTCCATTCGTCGCTACCGAATGCGGAAGCTCCCGGCAAGCTGAAGATACGCGACGACCGTAAACTGCTCGGTACGGATAAGGAAAAAACGGTTCTCACGCCGCAATCGACGGTGTACAATATGCTGGCGCAGGATTGCGTTGGTGCCGGCGTTTCGGTGGATTTGTTTGCGTTCAACAATGCGTACATCGATCTGGCTACGATCGGACAGGTTGCGCGGTTGACTGGTGGCGAAGTCTACAAATACACCTATTTCCAGGTATGCGCCTACACAGCTTCCTTAGATGTTTCCAAAACCCAAAAATGTTTCAGATGGTTAATTAGATCTGTGCTGAATCCTTTCCTAacattttggaaaaaaaattttattgatttttcgcAGGCGGACATCGATGGTAGGCGGATGGTGAACGATCtgttgaaaaacatttctCGCCCGATCGCATTCGATGCGGTGATGCGCGTGCGTACCTCCACCGGTGTGCGTGCCACCGACTTTTACGGTCACTTCTTTATGACCAACACGAAGGACATTGAGATTGCCAGCATTGGTAAGTGCCGGGGTGTAAATCGATTGATCAATTAATCATTTTCGTCTGGCTTTCCTGCTTCCTGTTCACAGACTGCGACAAGTCCGTTTCGGTAGAAATCAAGCACGACGATAAGCTGACGGACGAGTTGGTATTCATTCAGGTAGCCCTACTGTACACCTCGTGCTCGGGCGTCCGCCGGCTACGCGTACACAACCTGACGCTCAAGATGTGCACCTCGCTGTTGGATTTGTTCCGCTGCTGCGACCTCGACACAACGCT
It contains:
- the LOC118509328 gene encoding protein transport protein Sec24D — its product is MNPQLAYGQYPPQSWPQPQVAPQAGGPPPVAMPSMNGTQPNNQLANQMQNMSIAGPPLPQQGPPKMGVPNVNGPTVGAPPPSSFPSNQQPPMVRPPSTGGQVPGGYAPPPAQQQPPQPGPPMMSNGPAGPPPPGAVRPPAPTPGAYGQTNGQQMAPPSQQFGGSVPPMSGPPRPGQPYPPQSAGFQQQQPGGAPPPQTQPGGPYGAPPGGVSAAQPQQQFPGPPMPGQPMPPQQQQQQQQQQPPQGYPPQMSGQMPPMGGQMPPRGYNQMPPAAGYNQMAPMTGQPQPQQHQQQQQQHPLHQHQQPQYHQGGPGMMGGHYPAPPPVPQQKRLDPESMPNPIQVMAENQESCGGIFATSQPGQLPPLVTTQFVTQDQGNANPRFVRSTMYNIPQTADMMKQSAVPFALIISPFARQAEGELPIPIVDFGEMGPIRCIRCKAYICSTMQFLDGGRRFQCQFCKATTEVPPGYFQHLDHTGQRMDKYERPELMLGTYEFVATKEYCRNNKPPKPPAMVFLIDVSYNNVKSGLVQLLCAEMKHIIRNLPVDVNAQRTSMKVGFITYNSSVHFYNLKSSLAQPQMMVVGDLQEMFMPLLDGFLVDPEESATVIDALMDQIPKMFGDTRETETILLPALQAGLEALKASECVGKLYVFHSSLPNAEAPGKLKIRDDRKLLGTDKEKTVLTPQSTVYNMLAQDCVGAGVSVDLFAFNNAYIDLATIGQVARLTGGEVYKYTYFQADIDGRRMVNDLLKNISRPIAFDAVMRVRTSTGVRATDFYGHFFMTNTKDIEIASIDCDKSVSVEIKHDDKLTDELVFIQVALLYTSCSGVRRLRVHNLTLKMCTSLLDLFRCCDLDTTLLYFAKQGLTKLMDNNPKAVKDAIVHRAVQLLACYRKHCASPTSSGQLILPEGMKLLPLYVNCLLKNDAFSGGSDISIDDRSYVIYYVMTMDLPTSVHYFYPRLIPLHDVNVEADTVPAAIRCTGDKMHEDGAYILENGVHMFLWLGLSLSPEFTQSVFGAQCTQQIDTDRTGLPVFDNPLSKRVRGIVEKIQNQKRRCMRLTLVKQRDKLESVLRHFLVEDRGTSDGSVSYVDFLCHVHKEIRQMLS